A stretch of the Xyrauchen texanus isolate HMW12.3.18 chromosome 20, RBS_HiC_50CHRs, whole genome shotgun sequence genome encodes the following:
- the LOC127660749 gene encoding serine protease HTRA2, mitochondrial-like, giving the protein MATSHVNGFLVRTIMRCLRHTTRQPNLMAVRPVGHFSNSTSGKREDVRRHESSLAVVASQRRSGGRTGRLMAVAFGLGFGAATALYALREGDSKDSLQRTAAIRNVLIDSLLPTIHCASPFKTDSPRCKYNFIADVVEKSTPAVVYIEIVGRHPFSGREVPISNGSGFIISSDGLIVTNAHVVANKRGVRVKLTNGETYNATVQDVDQAADIATIKINAKHPLPTLYLGQSSDVRQGEFVVAMGSPFSLKNTITSGIVSSTQRGSRELGLSNHNMDYIQTDAAIDFGNSGGPLINLDGEVIGINTMKVTAGISFAIPSDRVRLFLEHAADKQKSWFGESGSKRRYIGVMMLTLTPSIIEELKMRDPSFPDVTHGILIHRVIIGSPANRAGMKPGDVIVEINGTKVNTSEQIYNAVSTSDSLNVVVRRGHDLLMLHMTPEFTE; this is encoded by the exons ATGGCAACATCACATGTGAATGGCTTTCTTGTAAGGACAATCATGAGATGTTTACGGCACACTACTCGACAACCAAATCTGATGGCTGTAAGGCCTGTTGGACATTTTTCTAACTCCACTTCAGGAAAACGGGAAGATGTAAGAAGACATGAGAGCAGCCTGGCTGTTGTAGCGTCACAGCGGAGGTCAGGAGGTCGCACCGGTCGCTTGATGGCTGTGGCTTTTGGACTGGGATTCGGTGCTGCAACAGCCTTGTATGCATTAAGAGAAGGGGACAGTAAAGATTCCCTACAGAGGACAGCCGCTATCAGAAATGTGCTAATTGACAGCTTATTACCTACTATCCATTGTGCCTCCCCATTTAAAACGGACAGCCCGCGGTGCAAATACAACTTCATCGCAGATGTGGTTGAGAAATCAACTCCTGCTGTTGTTTACATCGAGATCGTTGGGAG ACACCCTTTTTCTGGCCGTGAGGTGCCCATCTCGAATGGCTCTGGCTTCATCATAAGTAGTGACGGCCTGATAGTGACCAATGCCCATGTGGTTGCAAACAAGCGTGGCGTCCGTGTCAAACTGACCAATGGAGAGACTTACAATGCCACAGTCCAGGATGTAGACCAGGCTGCGGACATTGCCACTATCAAAATCAATGCTAAG CATCCCCTCCCAACGTTGTATCTTGGTCAGTCATCTGATGTGCGCCAGGGTGAGTTTGTGGTTGCCATGGGGAGCCCCTTTTCTCTTaaaaacacaatcacatctggAATAGTCAGCTCCACCCAGAGAGGAAGTAGAGAACTGGGCCTATCCAACCACAACATGGACTACATCCAGACTGATGCTGCCATAGAT TTTGGAAATTCAGGAGGTCCCCTTATTAACCTG GATGGTGAGGTCATCGGCATCAATACCATGAAAGTGACAGCAGGGATTTCCTTCGCTATTCCCTCGGACAGAGTCCGCCTTTTCCTTGAGCATGCTGCTGACAAACAGA AGTCCTGGTTTGGAGAATCAGGATCAAAACGGCGCTACATTGGAGTTATGATGCTGACACTAACCCCCAG TATAATCGAGGAGTTGAAGATGCGTGACCCATCCTTTCCAGATGTTACACATGGAATTCTGATCCACCGTGTTATTATAGGTTCCCCAGCCAATAG AGCTGGAATGAAACCAGGGGATGTGATTGTTGAGATAAATGGGACAAAGGTGAACACGTCAGAACAGATCTATAACGCTGTGAGTACAAGCGACAGCTTAAACGTGGTGGTCCGCAGGGGACACGATCTCCTCATGTTGCACATGACTCCTGAGTTTACAGAATGA
- the LOC127660559 gene encoding lysyl oxidase homolog 3B-like isoform X1, which produces MEQSHRLRHIVVLLLNVWIPSCFAQTTPPVRTSPTPTSQTPERPENLKFRLSGFPRKHNEGRIEVFYKGEWGTICDDDFSLANAHVLCRQLGFVSATGWTHSAMYGKGTGKIWLDNVQCSGSERSISVCKSRGWGNSDCTHDEDAGVICKDERLPGYVESNVIEVQVDENKVEEVRLRPVVAMSTKRLPITEGVVEVKYKDGWAQICDNGWTPRNSRVVCGMMGFPNERKVNKNFYKHLRKRSAESKVKVTAARQKPKAKAIPKTSSKPKPGKSAAAKRLYAERQKNHFLVHSVVCLGTEVHLGACPLDFNYGNATESCPGGMPAVVSCVPGPLYAQNIQRKKLKISTSIRLKGGAKHGEGRVEVLKGSEWGTVCDDLWNLLSASVVCRDLGFGSAKEALTGARMGQGLGHIHMNKVQCTGHERSLWNCGYKNISSDDCKHTEDASVRCNVPDMGYEKTVRILGGRSRYEGRVEVLHLETNGTLRWGLICGEGWGTEEAMVVCRQLGLGYANHGLQETWYWDSSNVTEMVMSGVKCTGDEMSLSQCQHHKTINCQKATARFSAGVICSETASDLVLNASLVQQTTYIEDRPLHMLYCAAEEDCLSKSASQANWPYGHRRLLRFSSQIHNIGRADFRPKAGRHSWVWHACHGHYHSMDIFTHYDLLSANGTKVAEGHKASFCLEDVDCEEGVSKRYECANFGEQGITVGCWDLYRHDIDCQWIDITDVKPGNYILQVVINPNYEVSESDFTNNAMKCNCKYDGHRIWVHNCHIGDAFSEEAERRFEKYPGQLNNQIS; this is translated from the exons ATGGAGCAGTCTCATAGGTTACGACACATCGTTGTCCTCTTACTTAACGTCTGGATTCCATCATGCTTTGCCCAAACCACACCCCCAGTGCGCACAAGCCCTACACCGACTTCTCAGACACCAGAGAGGCCAGAGAATCTGAAGTTCCGTCTGTCTGGTTTCCCCAGGAAACACAATGAGGGTCGAATTGAGGTGTTCTATAAAGGCGAATGGGGAACCATTTGTGATGATGATTTCTCACTGGCCAATGCACATGTCCTCTGTCGCCAGCTTGGCTTTGTGTCTGCCACAGGCTGGACACACAGCGCCATGTATGGCAAAGGCACAG gAAAGATTTGGCTTGACAATGTGCAGTGTAGTGGCAGTGAAAGAAGTATTTCAGTGTGTAAGTCTCGTGGCTGGGGCAACAGTGACTGCACTCATGATGAGGATGCTGGAGTGATCTGTAAAGATGAGAGACTGCCTGGATATGTGGAATCCAATGTTATAGAG GTGCAAGTAGATGAGAATAAGGTGGAAGAGGTCCGTTTGCGCCCTGTTGTCGCGATGTCAACTAAACGGTTGCCAATCACAGAAGGGGTGGTGGAAGTCAAGTATAAGGACGGGTGGGCTCAGATCTGCGATAATGGCTGGACACCCAGAAATTCACGTGTGGTTTGTGGCATGATGGGATTCCCCAATGAGAGGAAGGTCAACAAGAACTTCTATAA GCATCTCAGAAAGAGATCTGCTGAGTCTAAAGTTAAAGTTACAGCAGCCAG GCAGAAGCCCAAAGCTAAGGCTATCCCTAAAACTAGCTCTAAGCCTAAACCAGGCAAATCAGCTGCAGCTAAAAG GCTATATGCTGAGCGGCAGAAGAATCATTTCCTGGTTCATTCAGTGGTATGTTTAGGTACAGAGGTGCACTTGGGTGCGTGTCCTCTAGACTTTAATTATGGTAATGCCACTGAATCCTGCCCTGGAGGCATGCCTGCTGTGGTCAGCTGCGTACCTGGTCCCCTGTATGCACAGAACATACAGAGGAAGAAACTCAAAATTTCG ACCTCTATACGTCTGAAGGGTGGAGCGAAGCATGGTGAAGGCCGTGTCGAGGTATTGAAGGGCAGTGAATGGGGGACGGTTTGTGATGATCTCTGGAATCTGCTGTCTGCCAGCGTTGTATGCAGAGATTTGGGTTTCGGCTCTGCCAAAGAAGCCTTGACAGGGGCCCGCATGGGACAAG GTTTGGGGCATATCCATATGAATAAGGTCCAGTGCACTGGCCATGAGCGTTCTCTGTGGAACTGTGGCTATAAAAACATCTCTTCTGATGACTGCAAACACACAGAGGATGCATCAGTCCGCTGTAATGTCCCAGATATGGGCTATGAGAAGACG GTGCGCATCTTAGGGGGCCGGTCACGCTACGAGGGTCGTGTGGAGGTGTTACATCTTGAGACTAATGGAACCCTGCGCTGGGGCCTGATCTGTGGAGAAGGCTGGGGCACTGAGGAGGCCATGGTTGTGTGCAGGCAGCTGGGCCTCGGGTACGCCAACCATGGCCTACAA GAAACATGGTATTGGGATAGCAGTAATGTGACAGAGATGGTCATGAGTGGAGTGAAATGTACTGGAGATGAGATGTCTCTCAGTCAGTGCCAACACCACAAAACCATCAACTGCCAGAAAGCAACCGCACGATTCTCAGCAGGAGTTATCTGCTCAGAAA CTGCATCCGATCTAGTGTTGAATGCATCCCTAGTGCAGCAGACAACATATATAGAGGACCGACCATTACACATGCTGTATTGCGCAGCAGAGGAAGACTGTCTTTCCAAGAGCGCTTCTCAAGCTAACTGGCCTTACGGTCATCGCCGCCTGCTCCGCTTCTCCTCACAGATACATAACATCGGTCGGGCTGACTTCAGACCCAAAGCTGGCCGTCACTCATGGGTCTGGCATGCTTGTCATGG GCATTATCATAGTATGGATATATTTACACACTATGACCTGCTGTCTGCCAATGGCACTAAGGTGGCAGAAGGACACAAAGCCAGTTTCTGCCTGGAGGACGTAGATTGTGAAGAGG GTGTTTCCAAGCGATATGAGTGTGCTAATTTTGGTGAGCAGGGCATCACTGTGGGATGCTGGGATCTGTATCGCCATGACATTGATTGCCAGTGGATCGACATCACGGATGTCAAACCAGGAAATTATATACTACAG GTTGTAATAAATCCCAACTATGAGGTTTCTGAGAGTGACTTCACTAACAATGCCATGAAATGTAACTGCAAATACGATGGCCACAGGATCTGGGTTCATAACTGCCATATTG GTGACGCTTTCAGTGAGGAGGCTGAGAGAAGGTTTGAGAAATACCCTGGACAACTGAACAACCAGATCTCGTAA
- the LOC127660559 gene encoding lysyl oxidase homolog 3B-like isoform X4 — protein MEQSHRLRHIVVLLLNVWIPSCFAQTTPPVRTSPTPTSQTPERPENLKFRLSGFPRKHNEGRIEVFYKGEWGTICDDDFSLANAHVLCRQLGFVSATGWTHSAMYGKGTGKIWLDNVQCSGSERSISVCKSRGWGNSDCTHDEDAGVICKDERLPGYVESNVIEVQVDENKVEEVRLRPVVAMSTKRLPITEGVVEVKYKDGWAQICDNGWTPRNSRVVCGMMGFPNERKVNKNFYKHLRKRSAESKVKVTAARQKPKAKAIPKTSSKPKPGKSAAAKRLYAERQKNHFLVHSVVCLGTEVHLGACPLDFNYGNATESCPGGMPAVVSCVPGPLYAQNIQRKKLKISTSIRLKGGAKHGEGRVEVLKGSEWGTVCDDLWNLLSASVVCRDLGFGSAKEALTGARMGQGLGHIHMNKVQCTGHERSLWNCGYKNISSDDCKHTEDASVRCNVPDMGYEKTVRILGGRSRYEGRVEVLHLETNGTLRWGLICGEGWGTEEAMVVCRQLGLGYANHGLQVRLSGGRSQYEGRVEVRVGQRWGSVCSEGWTTKEAMVVCRQLGLGFSMHAITETWYWDSSNVTEMVMSGVKCTGDEMSLSQCQHHKTINCQKATARFSAGVICSETASDLVLNASLVQQTTYIEDRPLHMLYCAAEEDCLSKSASQANWPYGHRRLLRFSSQIHNIGRADFRPKAGRHSWVWHACHGHYHSMDIFTHYDLLSANGTKVAEGHKASFCLEDVDCEEGVSKRYECANFGEQGITVGCWDLYRHDIDCQWIDITDVKPGNYILQVVINPNYEVSESDFTNNAMKCNCKYDGHRIWVHNCHIGDAFSEEAERRFEKYPGQLNNQIS, from the exons ATGGAGCAGTCTCATAGGTTACGACACATCGTTGTCCTCTTACTTAACGTCTGGATTCCATCATGCTTTGCCCAAACCACACCCCCAGTGCGCACAAGCCCTACACCGACTTCTCAGACACCAGAGAGGCCAGAGAATCTGAAGTTCCGTCTGTCTGGTTTCCCCAGGAAACACAATGAGGGTCGAATTGAGGTGTTCTATAAAGGCGAATGGGGAACCATTTGTGATGATGATTTCTCACTGGCCAATGCACATGTCCTCTGTCGCCAGCTTGGCTTTGTGTCTGCCACAGGCTGGACACACAGCGCCATGTATGGCAAAGGCACAG gAAAGATTTGGCTTGACAATGTGCAGTGTAGTGGCAGTGAAAGAAGTATTTCAGTGTGTAAGTCTCGTGGCTGGGGCAACAGTGACTGCACTCATGATGAGGATGCTGGAGTGATCTGTAAAGATGAGAGACTGCCTGGATATGTGGAATCCAATGTTATAGAG GTGCAAGTAGATGAGAATAAGGTGGAAGAGGTCCGTTTGCGCCCTGTTGTCGCGATGTCAACTAAACGGTTGCCAATCACAGAAGGGGTGGTGGAAGTCAAGTATAAGGACGGGTGGGCTCAGATCTGCGATAATGGCTGGACACCCAGAAATTCACGTGTGGTTTGTGGCATGATGGGATTCCCCAATGAGAGGAAGGTCAACAAGAACTTCTATAA GCATCTCAGAAAGAGATCTGCTGAGTCTAAAGTTAAAGTTACAGCAGCCAG GCAGAAGCCCAAAGCTAAGGCTATCCCTAAAACTAGCTCTAAGCCTAAACCAGGCAAATCAGCTGCAGCTAAAAG GCTATATGCTGAGCGGCAGAAGAATCATTTCCTGGTTCATTCAGTGGTATGTTTAGGTACAGAGGTGCACTTGGGTGCGTGTCCTCTAGACTTTAATTATGGTAATGCCACTGAATCCTGCCCTGGAGGCATGCCTGCTGTGGTCAGCTGCGTACCTGGTCCCCTGTATGCACAGAACATACAGAGGAAGAAACTCAAAATTTCG ACCTCTATACGTCTGAAGGGTGGAGCGAAGCATGGTGAAGGCCGTGTCGAGGTATTGAAGGGCAGTGAATGGGGGACGGTTTGTGATGATCTCTGGAATCTGCTGTCTGCCAGCGTTGTATGCAGAGATTTGGGTTTCGGCTCTGCCAAAGAAGCCTTGACAGGGGCCCGCATGGGACAAG GTTTGGGGCATATCCATATGAATAAGGTCCAGTGCACTGGCCATGAGCGTTCTCTGTGGAACTGTGGCTATAAAAACATCTCTTCTGATGACTGCAAACACACAGAGGATGCATCAGTCCGCTGTAATGTCCCAGATATGGGCTATGAGAAGACG GTGCGCATCTTAGGGGGCCGGTCACGCTACGAGGGTCGTGTGGAGGTGTTACATCTTGAGACTAATGGAACCCTGCGCTGGGGCCTGATCTGTGGAGAAGGCTGGGGCACTGAGGAGGCCATGGTTGTGTGCAGGCAGCTGGGCCTCGGGTACGCCAACCATGGCCTACAA GTGCGTCTGTCAGGTGGGCGCTCGCAGTATGAAGGGCGAGTGGAGGTGCGGGTGGGGCAGCGGTGGGGCAGTGTATGCAGTGAGGGCTGGACCACCAAAGAAGCCATGGTAGTGTGCAGGCAGCTAGGGCTGGGTTTCAGCATGCATGCTATTACA GAAACATGGTATTGGGATAGCAGTAATGTGACAGAGATGGTCATGAGTGGAGTGAAATGTACTGGAGATGAGATGTCTCTCAGTCAGTGCCAACACCACAAAACCATCAACTGCCAGAAAGCAACCGCACGATTCTCAGCAGGAGTTATCTGCTCAGAAA CTGCATCCGATCTAGTGTTGAATGCATCCCTAGTGCAGCAGACAACATATATAGAGGACCGACCATTACACATGCTGTATTGCGCAGCAGAGGAAGACTGTCTTTCCAAGAGCGCTTCTCAAGCTAACTGGCCTTACGGTCATCGCCGCCTGCTCCGCTTCTCCTCACAGATACATAACATCGGTCGGGCTGACTTCAGACCCAAAGCTGGCCGTCACTCATGGGTCTGGCATGCTTGTCATGG GCATTATCATAGTATGGATATATTTACACACTATGACCTGCTGTCTGCCAATGGCACTAAGGTGGCAGAAGGACACAAAGCCAGTTTCTGCCTGGAGGACGTAGATTGTGAAGAGG GTGTTTCCAAGCGATATGAGTGTGCTAATTTTGGTGAGCAGGGCATCACTGTGGGATGCTGGGATCTGTATCGCCATGACATTGATTGCCAGTGGATCGACATCACGGATGTCAAACCAGGAAATTATATACTACAG GTTGTAATAAATCCCAACTATGAGGTTTCTGAGAGTGACTTCACTAACAATGCCATGAAATGTAACTGCAAATACGATGGCCACAGGATCTGGGTTCATAACTGCCATATTG GTGACGCTTTCAGTGAGGAGGCTGAGAGAAGGTTTGAGAAATACCCTGGACAACTGAACAACCAGATCTCGTAA
- the LOC127660559 gene encoding lysyl oxidase homolog 3B-like isoform X3, translating to MEQSHRLRHIVVLLLNVWIPSCFAQTTPPVRTSPTPTSQTPERPENLKFRLSGFPRKHNEGRIEVFYKGEWGTICDDDFSLANAHVLCRQLGFVSATGWTHSAMYGKGTGKIWLDNVQCSGSERSISVCKSRGWGNSDCTHDEDAGVICKDERLPGYVESNVIEVQVDENKVEEVRLRPVVAMSTKRLPITEGVVEVKYKDGWAQICDNGWTPRNSRVVCGMMGFPNERKVNKNFYKLYAERQKNHFLVHSVVCLGTEVHLGACPLDFNYGNATESCPGGMPAVVSCVPGPLYAQNIQRKKLKISTSIRLKGGAKHGEGRVEVLKGSEWGTVCDDLWNLLSASVVCRDLGFGSAKEALTGARMGQGLGHIHMNKVQCTGHERSLWNCGYKNISSDDCKHTEDASVRCNVPDMGYEKTVRILGGRSRYEGRVEVLHLETNGTLRWGLICGEGWGTEEAMVVCRQLGLGYANHGLQETWYWDSSNVTEMVMSGVKCTGDEMSLSQCQHHKTINCQKATARFSAGVICSETASDLVLNASLVQQTTYIEDRPLHMLYCAAEEDCLSKSASQANWPYGHRRLLRFSSQIHNIGRADFRPKAGRHSWVWHACHGHYHSMDIFTHYDLLSANGTKVAEGHKASFCLEDVDCEEGVSKRYECANFGEQGITVGCWDLYRHDIDCQWIDITDVKPGNYILQVVINPNYEVSESDFTNNAMKCNCKYDGHRIWVHNCHIGDAFSEEAERRFEKYPGQLNNQIS from the exons ATGGAGCAGTCTCATAGGTTACGACACATCGTTGTCCTCTTACTTAACGTCTGGATTCCATCATGCTTTGCCCAAACCACACCCCCAGTGCGCACAAGCCCTACACCGACTTCTCAGACACCAGAGAGGCCAGAGAATCTGAAGTTCCGTCTGTCTGGTTTCCCCAGGAAACACAATGAGGGTCGAATTGAGGTGTTCTATAAAGGCGAATGGGGAACCATTTGTGATGATGATTTCTCACTGGCCAATGCACATGTCCTCTGTCGCCAGCTTGGCTTTGTGTCTGCCACAGGCTGGACACACAGCGCCATGTATGGCAAAGGCACAG gAAAGATTTGGCTTGACAATGTGCAGTGTAGTGGCAGTGAAAGAAGTATTTCAGTGTGTAAGTCTCGTGGCTGGGGCAACAGTGACTGCACTCATGATGAGGATGCTGGAGTGATCTGTAAAGATGAGAGACTGCCTGGATATGTGGAATCCAATGTTATAGAG GTGCAAGTAGATGAGAATAAGGTGGAAGAGGTCCGTTTGCGCCCTGTTGTCGCGATGTCAACTAAACGGTTGCCAATCACAGAAGGGGTGGTGGAAGTCAAGTATAAGGACGGGTGGGCTCAGATCTGCGATAATGGCTGGACACCCAGAAATTCACGTGTGGTTTGTGGCATGATGGGATTCCCCAATGAGAGGAAGGTCAACAAGAACTTCTATAA GCTATATGCTGAGCGGCAGAAGAATCATTTCCTGGTTCATTCAGTGGTATGTTTAGGTACAGAGGTGCACTTGGGTGCGTGTCCTCTAGACTTTAATTATGGTAATGCCACTGAATCCTGCCCTGGAGGCATGCCTGCTGTGGTCAGCTGCGTACCTGGTCCCCTGTATGCACAGAACATACAGAGGAAGAAACTCAAAATTTCG ACCTCTATACGTCTGAAGGGTGGAGCGAAGCATGGTGAAGGCCGTGTCGAGGTATTGAAGGGCAGTGAATGGGGGACGGTTTGTGATGATCTCTGGAATCTGCTGTCTGCCAGCGTTGTATGCAGAGATTTGGGTTTCGGCTCTGCCAAAGAAGCCTTGACAGGGGCCCGCATGGGACAAG GTTTGGGGCATATCCATATGAATAAGGTCCAGTGCACTGGCCATGAGCGTTCTCTGTGGAACTGTGGCTATAAAAACATCTCTTCTGATGACTGCAAACACACAGAGGATGCATCAGTCCGCTGTAATGTCCCAGATATGGGCTATGAGAAGACG GTGCGCATCTTAGGGGGCCGGTCACGCTACGAGGGTCGTGTGGAGGTGTTACATCTTGAGACTAATGGAACCCTGCGCTGGGGCCTGATCTGTGGAGAAGGCTGGGGCACTGAGGAGGCCATGGTTGTGTGCAGGCAGCTGGGCCTCGGGTACGCCAACCATGGCCTACAA GAAACATGGTATTGGGATAGCAGTAATGTGACAGAGATGGTCATGAGTGGAGTGAAATGTACTGGAGATGAGATGTCTCTCAGTCAGTGCCAACACCACAAAACCATCAACTGCCAGAAAGCAACCGCACGATTCTCAGCAGGAGTTATCTGCTCAGAAA CTGCATCCGATCTAGTGTTGAATGCATCCCTAGTGCAGCAGACAACATATATAGAGGACCGACCATTACACATGCTGTATTGCGCAGCAGAGGAAGACTGTCTTTCCAAGAGCGCTTCTCAAGCTAACTGGCCTTACGGTCATCGCCGCCTGCTCCGCTTCTCCTCACAGATACATAACATCGGTCGGGCTGACTTCAGACCCAAAGCTGGCCGTCACTCATGGGTCTGGCATGCTTGTCATGG GCATTATCATAGTATGGATATATTTACACACTATGACCTGCTGTCTGCCAATGGCACTAAGGTGGCAGAAGGACACAAAGCCAGTTTCTGCCTGGAGGACGTAGATTGTGAAGAGG GTGTTTCCAAGCGATATGAGTGTGCTAATTTTGGTGAGCAGGGCATCACTGTGGGATGCTGGGATCTGTATCGCCATGACATTGATTGCCAGTGGATCGACATCACGGATGTCAAACCAGGAAATTATATACTACAG GTTGTAATAAATCCCAACTATGAGGTTTCTGAGAGTGACTTCACTAACAATGCCATGAAATGTAACTGCAAATACGATGGCCACAGGATCTGGGTTCATAACTGCCATATTG GTGACGCTTTCAGTGAGGAGGCTGAGAGAAGGTTTGAGAAATACCCTGGACAACTGAACAACCAGATCTCGTAA
- the LOC127660559 gene encoding lysyl oxidase homolog 3B-like isoform X2: MEQSHRLRHIVVLLLNVWIPSCFAQTTPPVRTSPTPTSQTPERPENLKFRLSGFPRKHNEGRIEVFYKGEWGTICDDDFSLANAHVLCRQLGFVSATGWTHSAMYGKGTGKIWLDNVQCSGSERSISVCKSRGWGNSDCTHDEDAGVICKDERLPGYVESNVIEVQVDENKVEEVRLRPVVAMSTKRLPITEGVVEVKYKDGWAQICDNGWTPRNSRVVCGMMGFPNERKVNKNFYKHLRKRSAESKVKVTAARQKPKAKAIPKTSSKPKPGKSAAAKRLYAERQKNHFLVHSVVCLGTEVHLGACPLDFNYGNATESCPGGMPAVVSCVPGPLYAQNIQRKKLKISTSIRLKGGAKHGEGRVEVLKGSEWGTVCDDLWNLLSASVVCRDLGFGSAKEALTGARMGQGLGHIHMNKVQCTGHERSLWNCGYKNISSDDCKHTEDASVRCNVPDMGYEKTVRLSGGRSQYEGRVEVRVGQRWGSVCSEGWTTKEAMVVCRQLGLGFSMHAITETWYWDSSNVTEMVMSGVKCTGDEMSLSQCQHHKTINCQKATARFSAGVICSETASDLVLNASLVQQTTYIEDRPLHMLYCAAEEDCLSKSASQANWPYGHRRLLRFSSQIHNIGRADFRPKAGRHSWVWHACHGHYHSMDIFTHYDLLSANGTKVAEGHKASFCLEDVDCEEGVSKRYECANFGEQGITVGCWDLYRHDIDCQWIDITDVKPGNYILQVVINPNYEVSESDFTNNAMKCNCKYDGHRIWVHNCHIGDAFSEEAERRFEKYPGQLNNQIS, translated from the exons ATGGAGCAGTCTCATAGGTTACGACACATCGTTGTCCTCTTACTTAACGTCTGGATTCCATCATGCTTTGCCCAAACCACACCCCCAGTGCGCACAAGCCCTACACCGACTTCTCAGACACCAGAGAGGCCAGAGAATCTGAAGTTCCGTCTGTCTGGTTTCCCCAGGAAACACAATGAGGGTCGAATTGAGGTGTTCTATAAAGGCGAATGGGGAACCATTTGTGATGATGATTTCTCACTGGCCAATGCACATGTCCTCTGTCGCCAGCTTGGCTTTGTGTCTGCCACAGGCTGGACACACAGCGCCATGTATGGCAAAGGCACAG gAAAGATTTGGCTTGACAATGTGCAGTGTAGTGGCAGTGAAAGAAGTATTTCAGTGTGTAAGTCTCGTGGCTGGGGCAACAGTGACTGCACTCATGATGAGGATGCTGGAGTGATCTGTAAAGATGAGAGACTGCCTGGATATGTGGAATCCAATGTTATAGAG GTGCAAGTAGATGAGAATAAGGTGGAAGAGGTCCGTTTGCGCCCTGTTGTCGCGATGTCAACTAAACGGTTGCCAATCACAGAAGGGGTGGTGGAAGTCAAGTATAAGGACGGGTGGGCTCAGATCTGCGATAATGGCTGGACACCCAGAAATTCACGTGTGGTTTGTGGCATGATGGGATTCCCCAATGAGAGGAAGGTCAACAAGAACTTCTATAA GCATCTCAGAAAGAGATCTGCTGAGTCTAAAGTTAAAGTTACAGCAGCCAG GCAGAAGCCCAAAGCTAAGGCTATCCCTAAAACTAGCTCTAAGCCTAAACCAGGCAAATCAGCTGCAGCTAAAAG GCTATATGCTGAGCGGCAGAAGAATCATTTCCTGGTTCATTCAGTGGTATGTTTAGGTACAGAGGTGCACTTGGGTGCGTGTCCTCTAGACTTTAATTATGGTAATGCCACTGAATCCTGCCCTGGAGGCATGCCTGCTGTGGTCAGCTGCGTACCTGGTCCCCTGTATGCACAGAACATACAGAGGAAGAAACTCAAAATTTCG ACCTCTATACGTCTGAAGGGTGGAGCGAAGCATGGTGAAGGCCGTGTCGAGGTATTGAAGGGCAGTGAATGGGGGACGGTTTGTGATGATCTCTGGAATCTGCTGTCTGCCAGCGTTGTATGCAGAGATTTGGGTTTCGGCTCTGCCAAAGAAGCCTTGACAGGGGCCCGCATGGGACAAG GTTTGGGGCATATCCATATGAATAAGGTCCAGTGCACTGGCCATGAGCGTTCTCTGTGGAACTGTGGCTATAAAAACATCTCTTCTGATGACTGCAAACACACAGAGGATGCATCAGTCCGCTGTAATGTCCCAGATATGGGCTATGAGAAGACG GTGCGTCTGTCAGGTGGGCGCTCGCAGTATGAAGGGCGAGTGGAGGTGCGGGTGGGGCAGCGGTGGGGCAGTGTATGCAGTGAGGGCTGGACCACCAAAGAAGCCATGGTAGTGTGCAGGCAGCTAGGGCTGGGTTTCAGCATGCATGCTATTACA GAAACATGGTATTGGGATAGCAGTAATGTGACAGAGATGGTCATGAGTGGAGTGAAATGTACTGGAGATGAGATGTCTCTCAGTCAGTGCCAACACCACAAAACCATCAACTGCCAGAAAGCAACCGCACGATTCTCAGCAGGAGTTATCTGCTCAGAAA CTGCATCCGATCTAGTGTTGAATGCATCCCTAGTGCAGCAGACAACATATATAGAGGACCGACCATTACACATGCTGTATTGCGCAGCAGAGGAAGACTGTCTTTCCAAGAGCGCTTCTCAAGCTAACTGGCCTTACGGTCATCGCCGCCTGCTCCGCTTCTCCTCACAGATACATAACATCGGTCGGGCTGACTTCAGACCCAAAGCTGGCCGTCACTCATGGGTCTGGCATGCTTGTCATGG GCATTATCATAGTATGGATATATTTACACACTATGACCTGCTGTCTGCCAATGGCACTAAGGTGGCAGAAGGACACAAAGCCAGTTTCTGCCTGGAGGACGTAGATTGTGAAGAGG GTGTTTCCAAGCGATATGAGTGTGCTAATTTTGGTGAGCAGGGCATCACTGTGGGATGCTGGGATCTGTATCGCCATGACATTGATTGCCAGTGGATCGACATCACGGATGTCAAACCAGGAAATTATATACTACAG GTTGTAATAAATCCCAACTATGAGGTTTCTGAGAGTGACTTCACTAACAATGCCATGAAATGTAACTGCAAATACGATGGCCACAGGATCTGGGTTCATAACTGCCATATTG GTGACGCTTTCAGTGAGGAGGCTGAGAGAAGGTTTGAGAAATACCCTGGACAACTGAACAACCAGATCTCGTAA